The following are from one region of the Salvia splendens isolate huo1 chromosome 2, SspV2, whole genome shotgun sequence genome:
- the LOC121792449 gene encoding LOW QUALITY PROTEIN: E3 ubiquitin-protein ligase PRT6-like (The sequence of the model RefSeq protein was modified relative to this genomic sequence to represent the inferred CDS: deleted 1 base in 1 codon), with translation MATDSPPESAVVMHSDLLIQRLSRLDIPRDKLNLGPRGIVEFARSNRSLIGQLVSAILPAEEEEVDKDAFRESEIWLQWLMFEDEPEVSLEQLEKMSDNERGVCGAVWGNNDIAYRCRTCEHDPTCAICVPCFENGNHKDHDYSVIYTGGGCCDCGDITAWKREGFCSKHKGAEQIQPLPKHVAESLGPVLDSLLIYWKEKLLSARNVSEQSPRVVGHAAEKCAEELTSSVVGMLLDFCKHSESLLSFISQRVYSSAGLLDVLLRYERFMNASVVAKLQELLLKMLGEPIFKYEFSKVFVLYYPCIVTAAINEGTDTAFKKYPLLSTFSVQILTVPTLTPRLVEEMNLLGMLLQCLGSIFAHCSGEDGRLLVNKWAHLYETTIRVVDDIRFVMSHSVVPNYLCQRRRDLVRVWMRLLASVQGMNTQKRETGSHVEDENENVHLPFVLCHSISSILSLQVAGAFSVSVNDDNKTFISIYKQYHEDRDSLRLAKVGRLSQESSVSSITGKGAVDHEVKAADSFPVPSSALWLVYECLRSLESWLGLDNTLGPLSALSLKTSDGSGNNFLALKRTLSRIRRGRHIFESSTSSGSYSTNLNEALSNYYMFSPSHGGLKLGVGFDCGLPVGQLRNCGTDDNIIEGENSSEPEGLRVLSLSDWPDIAYDVGSQEISVHIPLHRLLSMLLRRALKESFGEGSLHVLSTDSVSADHSFVRHSDFLCQILDGSHPCGFSSFVMEHPLRIRVFCAQVHAGMWRSNGDAPLLFSEWYRAVRWSEQGQEPDLFLLQCCAALAPPDLFVQRILERFGLSNYITLNTDQSSEHEPILVAEMLTLLIHIVKERRFCGLTTAECLQRELVYKLAIGDSTRSQLVKSLPRDLSKADEFQEVLDRVAEYSHPSGMTQGMYKLRSSYWKDLDLYHPRWNLRDQQAAEERYLSFCNVSALSAQLPRWTKIYPPLRGIAKIATCKTLLQIVRAVLFYGVFSDKLATPRALDGVLLTALHLLALALDVCQLQKELGDPFCYVGDIIPVLAFASEEIPTSKYGDQSLLSLLVILMRMHEKENAQNFMEAGDFNLSSVVMGLIKAFVALEPACMTKLQKLAPQLANKFSKSISNDNARDMDLSDDSEKRKAKSRERQAAILEKMRAQQSKFLESFNSSNDDEMEDANPEQEVCDSEVSNDSQESAQVTCSLCHDPKSMNPVSYLVLLQKSRLLSLVEHGPPLWDRVSRSGKELVLDDKTPSNVLSQSSVPDNSDVTLSQFENMIQSALNDFASIGQPHEVNAFTEYVKARFPTIKNIQLPSVLKDTRDNKTSSFETLEQDMYLSIRRFQSSCSDSCKEAENCSTTGSSTKRSGCAESLLLGKYMAGLSKEPRDNPLASQNGSCSDWMKLKSGVLDPRYDNFGPIDADGIYVSSCGHAVHKVCLDRYLSSLRERFNRRIVFEGGHIVDPEQGEFLCPVCRGLANSVLPVLPGDKTRVPQPPAGSTINFTGVSSHLNFSAAGHSLRLQDALSLLQTAANIAGDQESLKVVPIRKLTIKPNLEHIIRLLCEMYYPKQTKILETGRISHPLIIWDTLKYSLISAEIAARSRKNSLSPNYSIGSLYKELHSSSGFILSLLLDITQSTKTTNPQAVLLRFQGIRLFAKSLMPHANPNGLSSFPAQHGGNMLYILENAELEAEYPDMQLWRQAHEPIIAHDAFSSFMWTLFCLPWPMLSCKESYLSLVHVFYVVSTAQAILACYSTQKSIQIEVEVSYNLISDIHRLIGKHQEAMKFFMSNRANSSHNIYDSIRILTFPYLRRCALLWKLINTSNMMPFGDEAHAWDRSPCTLDDMEYVTNMTEELLEVGELEKMFDIPTLDIIINDEVSRSTVSRWVGHFCEVFEAHKSSQALRCTPAVPFNLMLLPHVYHDLLQRYFKKCCPACGVLMEEPALCLLCGTLCSPNWKTCCRSSTCKTHALDCGAGIGVFLLIRRTTILLQRSARQAPWPSPYLDAFGEEDVEMHRGKPLFLSQERYAALTHMVASHGLDRSSKVLRKTTIGSFFMF, from the exons ATGGCGACTGATTCACCGCCGGAATCCGCCGTTGTGATGCACTCTGATCTCCTTATTCAG AGGCTTTCTCGGCTGGATATTCCTAGGGACAAACTGAACCTAGGACCTCGTGGCATTGTTGAATTTGCAAGGAGTAACAGATCGTTAATAGGACAGTTGGTTTCCGCTATATTGCCAGCTGAAGAGGAGGAGGTGGATAAAGATGCATTTCGCGAGAGTGAGATTTGGTTGCAGTGGTTGATGTTTGAGGATGAACCTGAAGTGTCACTGGAGCAGCTGGagaaaatgagtgataatgagcgAGGTGTTTGTGGGGCTGTTTGGGGGAATAATGATATCGCATATCGCTGCCGGACATGTGAGCACGACCCTACTTGTGCGATCTGTGTTCCTTGTTTTGAGAATGGAAATCACAAGGACCACGACTACTCTGTCATATATACTGGTGGTGGGTGCTGTGATTGTGGGGACATTACTGCATGGAAACGTGAAGGATTTTGTTCAAAGCACAAAGGCGCAGAGCAGATTCAACCACTCCCCAAGCATGTTGCAGAATCGTTGGGGCCTGTCCTGGATTCTTTACTTATTTACTGGAAAGAAAAATTACTTTCTGCAAGAAATGTCTCTGAACAGAGTCCTAGAGTGGTTGGTCATGCTGCTGAAAAGTGTGCAGAGGAGCTGACCTCCAGTGTGGTGGGGATGCTTTTGGATTTCTGTAAACACAGTGAAAGTTTGCTAAGTTTTATTTCTCAGAGAGTATATTCTTCAGCAGGTTTATTGGATGTTCTGCTGAGGTATGAGAGGTTCATGAACGCTAGTGTGGTTGCGAAGCTCCAAGAGCTACTTCTCAAAATGTTAGGGGAACCAATATTCAAATATGAATTTTCTAAAGTTTTTGTACTATATTACCCATGTATTGTAACTGCAGCCATAAATGAGGGCACTGACACTGCTTTCAAAAAGTATCCACTTCTATCGACATTCTCCGTCCAAATTTTGACTGTACCAACTCTTACCCCGCGTCTTGTAGAGGAAATGAATCTGCTAGGTATGTTGTTGCAATGTTTGGGAAGTATATTCGCTCATTGCTCTGGTGAAGATGGAAGACTGCTG GTTAATAAATGGGCACACCTATATGAGACTACTATTCGCGTGGTTGATGATATTAGATTTGTCATGAGCCATTCTGTTGTACCCAATTATCTATGCCAACGCAGACGAGATCTGGTTAGAGTTTGGATGAGACTCTTGGCTTCTGTACAAGGAATGAACACACAAAAGAGAGAGACAGGCAGTCACGTAGAAGATGAAAACGAGAATGTTCATTTGCCTTTCGTTTTATGTCATTCTATATCTAGCATTCTTTCTCTTCAAGTGGCTGGGGCCTTCTCAGTCAGTGTTAACGATGATAATAAAACATTTATCAGCATATATAAACAATATCATGAAGACCGAGACAGCCTAAGACTTGCCAAAGTAGGAAGGCTATCTCAAGAAAGCTCTGTTAGTAGTATTACAGGAAAGGGTGCAGTTGACCATGAGGTCAAGGCTGCTGATAGTTTTCCTGTCCCATCATCTGCTTTGTGGTTAGTATATGAGTGCTTGAGATCTCTTGAGAGTTGGCTGGGACTCGACAACACATTGGGTCCTCTCAGTGCCTTGTCACTGAAGACAAGTGATGGCTCTGGCAATAACTTTTTGGCTTTAAAAAGAACTCTCTCGAGGATTAGAAGAGGCAGACACATATTTGAATCATCCACTTCATCAGGTAGTTATTCTACCAATTTAAATGAGGCTCTTAGCAACTACTATATGTTTTCACCATCTCATGGTGGCTTGAAA CTTGGTGTAGGGTTTGATTGTGGCCTGCCTGTGGGACAACTAAGGAATTGTGGTACTGATGATAACATCATTGAAGGAGAGAACTCTTCCGAACCAGAAGGATTGCGAGTTCTGAGTTTATCAGATTGGCCTGACATCGCATATGATGTTGGATCACAGGAAATATCTGTACACATTCCGCTGCACCGACTACTTTCAATGCTTTTGCGGAGGGCACTCAAAGAAAGTTTCGGTGAAGGATCGTTGCACGTCCTGAGTACTGATTCTGTTTCTGCAGATCACTCATTTGTCAGACATAGTGATTTCCTTTGCCAGATTCTGGATGGGTCCCATCCTTGTGGCTTTTCTTCCTTCGTCATGGAGCATCCCCTGCGAATAAGGGTGTTCTGTGCACAGGTTCATGCTGGAATGTGGCGCAGTAATGGGGATGCTCCCTTATTATTTAGTGAGTGGTACCGTGCCGTCCGCTG GTCGGAGCAAGGCCAAGAACCTGATCTCTTCTTGCTACAGTGTTGTGCTGCTTTAGCTCCACCAGATCTTTTTGTCCAAAGAATCCTTGAACGTTTTGGGCTATCAAACTATATCACTCTTAATACTGATCAGTCTAGTGA GCATGAACCGATCCTAGTTGCTGAAATGCTCACTCTTCTGATACATATTGTGAAAGAGCGAAGATTTTGTGGGCTAACAACTGCAGAGTGCTTGCAAAGAGAGTTGGTATACAAGCTTGCTATTGGAGATTCTACTCGTAGTCAGCTTGTGAAGTCTCTTCCTCGAGATCTTTCAAAAGCCGATGAATTTCAAGAAGTGTTGGATAGAGTTGCTGAATATTCTCACCCATCTGGCATGACACAG GGCATGTATAAACTAAGATCGTCGTACTGGAAGGACCTTGATTTATATCATCCTCGCTGGAACTTGAGAGATCAGCAAGCAGCAGAAGAGAGATACTTGTCGTTTTGTAATGTTTCAGCGTTGTCCGCTCAACTTCCTAGATGGACAAAAATTTATCCTCCTCTTAGGGGCATAGCTAAAATAGCTACCTGTAAGACACTTCTCCAAATTGTTCGTGCAGTTCTGTTTTATGGTGTTTTCTCTGACAAGCTTGCTACCCCGCGTGCTCTGGATGGTGTCCTATTAACTGCATTGCATTTGTTGGCCCTTGCACTGGATGTCTGTCAATTGCAGAAAGAATTGGGTGACCCATTTTGTTATGTGGGCGATATCATTCCAGTTTTGGCATTTGCCAGTGAAGAAATACCTACTAGCAAATATGGTGATCAGAGCTTGCTGTCACTCCTTGTCATTTTGATGCGGATGCATGAGAAAGAAAATGCACAAAACTTCATGGAAGCTGGGGATTTTAATCTGTCATCTGTAGTTATGGGTTTAATCAAGGCCTTTGTGGCACTTGAACCAGCATGTATGACCAAATTGCAGAAGCTTGCACCACAATTAGctaataaattttcaaaatctaTTTCGAATGATAATGCTAGAGACATGGATTTATCAGATGATAGTGAAAAGCGCAAAGCAAAGTCTCGTGAGAGACAAGCTGCTATATTG GAAAAGATGAGAGCCCAGCAATCCAAGTTTCTGGAGAGCTTTAATTCCAGCAACGATGATGAGATGGAAGACGCCAACCCCGAGCAAGAAGTATGTGATTCTGAAGTTAGTAATGACTCCCAGGAGTCCGCTCAAGTAACCTGCTCCCTGTGCCACGATCCTAAGTCTATGAATCCAGTATCATACTTGGTTCTTCTCCAA AAATCCAGGCTATTGAGTTTGGTTGAACATGGCCCCCCTTTATGGGATCGAGTTAGCCGGTCTGGTAAAgagcttgtcttggatgataaGACCCCGAGCAATGTTTTATCACAAAGCAGTGTCCCTGATAACTCAGACGTCACGTTGTCACAGTTTGAAAATATGATTCAGAGTGCTCTAAATGATTTTGCTTCTATCGGGCAACCGCATGAAGTGAATGCTTTTACGGAGTATGTCAAAGCACGATTCCCTACCATTAAGAATATTCAACTACCATCTGTTTTGAAGGACACAAGGGATAATAAAACATCATCTTTTGAGACATTGGAACAGGATATGTATCTGTCAATAAGGAGGTTCCAGTCCAGTTGTTCGGATTCTTGCAAAGAGGCTGAAAATTGTTCAACCACTGGAAGCAGCACCAAAAGAAGCGGCTGTGCTGAATCTCTTCTGCTTGGTAAATACATGGCTGGTTTGTCGAAAGAGCCACGGGATAACCCTTTGGCTTCACAGAACGGCTCTTGCAGCGATTGGATGAAACTGAAATCTGGTGTACTGGATCCCAGATATGATAATTTTGGTCCGATTGATGCTGATGGAATTTATGTTTCTTCATGTGGACATGCTGTGCATAAAGTATGTCTGGATCGCTATTTATCATCACTAAGGGAGAG ATTCAATAGAAGAATTGTATTTGAAGGGGGCCATATTGTGGATCCAGAACAG GGTGAGTTCCTTTGTCCAGTGTGTCGGGGACTTGCTAATTCTGTACTGCCAGTTTTGCCTGGAGATAAAACAAGGGTACCTCAGCCTCCTGCTGGTTCAACCATTAATTTTACAGGTGTGAGTAGCCATTTAAATTTCTCCGCCGCCGGCCATTCTCTTCGCCTCCAAGATGCTTTATCACTCTTACAAACAGCTGCTAATATTGCTGGAGATCAGGAGAGTCTAAAAGTTGTACCAATACGAAAGTTAACGATAAAGCCAAATCTTGAACATATCATTCGTTTGTTATGTGAAATGTATTATCCTAAACAAACTAAGATTTTAGAGACTGGTAGGATAAGTCATCCATTGATTATATGGGACACGCTGAAGTACTCCCTTATCTCAGCTGAAATTGCAGCTCGATCTAGAAAGAATTCGTTGAGTCCAAATTACAGCATTGGTTCTTTATACAAGGAGCTCCACTCTTCCAGTGGTTTTATTTTATCCTTGCTGTTAGATATAACTCAAAGCACAAAGACAACAAATCCTCAGGCTGTCTTACTAAGATTTCAAGGCATCCGGCTGTTTGCTAAGTCTCTAATGCCTCATGCTAATCCAAATGGATTGTCCAGTTTTCCCGCCCAGCATGGAG GTAATATGCTTTATATCTTGGAAAATGCTGAATTGGAAGCAGAGTATCCAGATATGCAACTATGGAGACAAGCACATGAACCTATTATTGCTCATGATGCCTTTTCATCATTTATGTGGACACTATTCTGTCTTCCATGGCCAATGTTATCTTGCAAGGAATCTTATTTGTCCCTTGTACATGTTTTCTATGTTGTTTCCACCGCCCAG GCTATACTTGCATGCTATAGCACACAGAAAAGCATCCAAATTGAAGTGGAGGTctcttataatttaatttctgaCATACACCGACTGATTGGGAAGCATCAAGAAGCTATGAAGTTTTTCATGTCCAACCGTGCTAATTCTTCACATAATATCTATGATTCGATTCGCATTTTGACATTTCCTTACTTGCGAAGATGTGCCCTGCTTTGGAAATTAATAAACACTTCTAACATGATGCCATTTGGTGATGAGGCCCATGCCTGGGATAGATCTCCATGTACACTTGATGACATGGAGTATGTAACTAATATGACGGAAGAGCTTCTGGAGGTTGGGGAACTGGAGAAGATGTTCGATATTCCCACCTTGGACATCATCATCAATGATGAAGTATCAAGATCAACAGTTTCCAGATGGGTGGGCCATTTCTGCGAAGTGTTTGAAGCTCATAAATCTTCTCAGGCTTTGAGATGTACTCCAGCAGTCCCATTTAATCTGATGCTTTTGCCTCATGTGTACCATGATCTGTTGCAAAG GTATTTTAAGAAGTGTTGCCCTGCATGTGGAGTATTGATGGAGGAGCCTGCACTGTGCTTGCTTTGTGGTACATTATGCTCTCCAAACTGGAAAACTTGCTGCAG ATCAAGCACTTGTAAGACACATGCGTTGGATTGCGGTGCAGGCATCGGAGTCTTCCTTTTAATTAGA AGGACCACAATATTGCTTCAGAGATCTGCACGCCAGGCGCCTTGGCCTTCTCCTTACTTGGATGCATTTGGTGAAGAG GATGTTGAAATGCATCGGGGGAAGCCACTGTTTCTCAGCCAAGAAAGATACGCAGCCTTAACACATATG GTGGCTTCTCATGGGCTTGATCGAAGCTCAAAGGTGCTTCGAAAAACAACAATTGGTTCCTTTTTCATGTTTTAG